A genome region from Hevea brasiliensis isolate MT/VB/25A 57/8 chromosome 9, ASM3005281v1, whole genome shotgun sequence includes the following:
- the LOC110640070 gene encoding protein argonaute 7 has translation MENSEESNGSKKCTTKTRTFRGRTKTNPTHKHQYQYQYQHHLFQYSNQFGFFNHNQYPSYYPALLPLPPPIPLQLSLTPPFPQNNSFRSKTHLQKPSCKLNNPPPPTSSVSQGPVVAISSEGLQQRKSPPVNGNNGRRAMHSTPQALIAAKRPDSGGVEGTVITLVANHFLVQFNSSQRIFHYNVEISPNPSKDVARMIKEKLVEDNSAVLSGTFPAYDGRKNLYSPVEFQNDRLEFYISLPIPTSKSSLPFGELNDFQEKHQQLKLFRINIKLVSKLDGKELSRYLSKEGDDWIPLPQDYLHALDVVLRESPMEKCIPVGRSFYSSLMGGTKEIGGGAVGLRGFFQSLRPTQQGLALNVDFSVTAFHESIGVIPYLQKRLKFFKDLLQNKTRSLISEERKEVEKALKNIRVFVCHRETVQRYRVYGLTEEATENLWFADRDGKNLRLVSYFKDHYNYDIKFRNLPCLQISRSKPCYLPMELCMICEGQKFLGKLSDDQTARILKMGCQRPKERKTIINEVMRGSVGPTSGNQSREFKLHVSREMTRLKGRILQPPKLKLGDGGLVRDLTPSRHDRQWNLLDSHVFEGTRIERWALVSFGGTPDQKSNIPKFINQLSQRCEQLGIFLSKNTIISPQYELTQVLNNVALLESKLKKIHKVASNNLQLLICIMEKRHKGYADLKRIAETNVGVVTQCCLFPNLGKLNSQFLANLALKINAKVGGCTVALYNSLPSQIPRLLRSDEPVIFMGADVTHPHPLDDFSPSVAAVVGSMNWPETNKYASRMRSQTHRQEIIQDLGAMVKELLDDFYQEASKLPKRIIFFRDGVSETQFYKVLQEELQAIQEACSRFPGYRPLITFAVVQKRHHTRLFPSETDISSIRNQFYNENIPPGTVVDTVITHPKEFDFYLCSHWGVKGTSRPTHYHVLWDENQFTSDELQKLVYNLCYTFVRCTKPVSLVPPAYYAHLAAYRGRLYLERSESMASLRNASTISRAAPPKATPLPKLNDNVKNLMFYC, from the exons ATGGAGAACTCAGAAGAATCAAATGGTAGCAAGAAATGCACCACCAAGACTAGGACTTTCAGAGGCAGGACTAAGACTAACCCCACCCATAAGCATCAGTATCAGTACCAATATCAGCATCACCTCTTTCAATATTCAAACCAGTTTGGGTTCTTTAACCATAACCAATACCCGAGTTACTACCCAGCTCTTCTTCCTCTACCTCCTCCAATACCTCTCCAACTTTCTCTGACTCCACCTTTCCCTCAAAACAATAGCTTTAGATCAAAAACCCATTTGCAGAAACCTTCATGCAAGCTAaataatcctcctcctcccacatCTTCGGTTAGCCAAGGACCCGTTGTTGCAATCTCATCAG AGGGGCTGCAACAACGAAAGAGTCCACCAGTCAATGGAAATAATGGAAGAAGGGCAATGCATTCCACCCCCCAGGCACTGATAGCCGCAAAGAGACCAGATTCTGGTGGCGTAGAAGGAACAGTTATTACTCTTGTCGCCAACCATTTTCTTGTACAATTCAATTCTTCACAGCGAATTTTCCATTACAATGTGGAAATTTCTCCCAATCCTTCCAAGGATGTTGCCCGGATGATCAAAGAAAAACTAGTAGAGGATAATTCAGCTGTGCTCTCTGGGACTTTTCCTGCCTATGATGGCCGAAAGAATCTTTACAGCCCAGTTGAATTCCAAAATGATAGGCTTGAATTCTACATTAGCCTCCCAATCCCAACTAGCAAATCATCATTGCCTTTTGGAGAGCTAAATGACTTTCAAGAGAAACATCAACAGCTCAAACTATTTCGAATAAATATCAAGCTTGTATCAAAGTTGGATGGAAAGGAGCTTAGCCGGTACTTGAGCAAAGAAGGTGATGATTGGATTCCACTTCCTCAGGATTATCTACATGCTTTGGATGTTGTTTTGAGAGAGAGCCCCATGGAGAAATGTATACCTGTGGGGAGATCATTTTATTCGAGTTTAATGGGAGGAACTAAGGAAATTGGAGGAGGAGCTGTGGGATTGAGAGGATTCTTTCAAAGTCTTAGACCCACCCAACAAGGATTAGCTCTCAATGTTGATTTTTCTGTGACTGCTTTTCATGAAAGTATTGGAGTGATCCCCTACCTGCAAAAGCGTCTCAAGTTTTTTAAGGACCTCCTTCAAAACAAAACAAGGAGTCTGATTAGTGAAGAAAGGAAAGAAGTGGAGAAGGCTTTGAAGAATATCAGGGTCTTTGTTTGCCACAGAGAAACTGTGCAGAGATACCGGGTTTATGGCTTAACTGAAGAAGCTACAGAAAATCTTTGGTTTGCAGACAGGGATGGGAAGAACCTGAGGCTGGTGAGTTACTTCAAGGATCACTACAattatgatataaaattcaggaacTTGCCATGTTTGCAGATTAGTAGAAGTAAACCATGTTATCTTCCTATGGAGCTTTGTATGATTTGTGAAGGCCAGAAGTTTCTTGGGAAGCTGTCTGATGATCAGACTGCAAGAATACTCAAGATGGGCTGCCAAAGACCTAAAGAACGAAAAACCATTATCAATGAGGTCATGAGAGGATCTGTTGGCCCAACAAG TGGCAACCAGAGCAGAGAATTCAAACTCCATGTTTCAAGAGAAATGACAAGATTGAAAGGCAGAATCCTACAGCCTCCAAAACTAAAACTTGGTGATGGTGGTCTTGTGAGAGATCTGACTCCTTCTCGCCATGATCGACAGTGGAACCTTCTGGACAGCCACGTCTTTGAAGGAACAAGAATAGAAAGGTGGGCACTAGTGAGTTTTGGAGGCACCCCTGATCAGAAGTCCAACATTCCAAAATTTATAAACCAGCTGTCTCAAAGGTGTGAACAATTAGGCATCTTTCTTAGCAAAAACACAATAATTAGCCCTCAATATGAGCTAACTCAAGTGCTTAATAATGTTGCCCTTCTGGAATCAAAACTCAAGAAAATCCACAAAGTTGCTTCAAACAATCTTCAGCTGCTTATTTGTATAATGGAAAAGAGACACAAAGGATATGCAGATTTGAAGCGAATAGCAGAGACAAATGTGGGTGTTGTAACCCAATGCTGCTTGTTTCCAAATCTAGGCAAGTTGAATTCACAGTTTCTAGCTAATTTGGCTCTCAAGATCAATGCCAAGGTTGGAGGATGCACAGTTGCTTTGTACAActcattaccctctcagattccACGCCTGCTTCGTTCTGATGAACCTGTGATCTTTATGGGAGCTGATGTTACTCATCCTCACCCGCTTGACGACTTCAGTCCATCAGTTGCTGCTGTTGTTGGTAGCATGAACTGGCCAGAAACAAACAAGTATGCATCACGAATGAGGTCACAAACACATCGACAAGAAATTATCCAGGACCTTGGTGCAATGGTGAAAGAATTGCTAGATGATTTTTATCAAGAAGCAAGCAAACTTCCCAAGAGGATAATATTCTTCAGGGATGGAGTAAGTGAAACCCAGTTTTATAAAGTGCTCCAAGAGGAGTTGCAAGCGATTCAAGAAGCTTGTTCTAGATTCCCTGGTTATAGACCTCTCATTACTTTTGCAGTAGTCCAAAAGAGGCATCACACAAGGTTGTTTCCCAGTGAAACAGATATATCTTCCATTCGGAACCAGTTTTACAATGAAAATATACCTCCAGGGACAGTTGTGGATACTGTGATTACTCATCCAAAGGAATTTGATTTTTATCTATGCAGCCATTGGGGGGTGAAAGGAACAAGCAGGCCAACCCATTACCATGTCTTGTGGGATGAGAACCAATTCACTTCTGATGAATTACAGAAGCTAGTTTACAATCTCTGCTACACATTTGTAAGGTGCACCAAGCCAGTTTCTTTGGTGCCTCCTGCTTACTATGCCCACTTAGCTGCATACAGGGGCAGACTTTACCTTGAACGATCCGAGTCCATGGCTTCCCTGAGAAATGCTTCTACAATCTCAAGAGCTGCTCCACCAAAGGCAACACCTCTACCAAAGCTCAATGATAATGTAAAAAATCTCATGTTCTATtgctga